A single window of Pseudarthrobacter psychrotolerans DNA harbors:
- a CDS encoding amino acid ABC transporter permease, which produces MEYPHREAPVLNKAVPVRHPGRWISAVIILGVLVLFLQSLVINPNFRWDIVGTYILDTKVVQGVGWTLLLTVASMVLAIVLAILLAFMRQSDNPVFRWSSWAWVWFFRGTPVYTQLIFWGLVSVLYPKISAGVPFGPELFSMDTSTVVTALAAAILGLGLNESAYLAEIFRAGLKSVDRGQMEAAEALGMGKTKIMWRIILPQAMRVIVPPTGNETIGMLKTTSLVLAVPFTLDLTFATNTLANRTYLPVPLLIVAAIWYLVITSLLMVGQHFIEDYYGRGVDNLAPAAVNPAAAKAAAAVAPSASAEPALRMDFPEEEEK; this is translated from the coding sequence GTCCTGGTCCTGTTCCTGCAGAGCCTGGTGATCAACCCCAACTTCCGCTGGGACATCGTGGGCACCTACATCCTGGACACCAAAGTGGTCCAGGGCGTCGGCTGGACACTGCTGCTGACCGTTGCGTCAATGGTCCTGGCCATTGTGCTGGCCATCCTGCTGGCGTTCATGCGCCAGTCCGACAACCCGGTATTCCGCTGGTCCAGCTGGGCGTGGGTCTGGTTCTTCCGGGGCACGCCTGTGTACACCCAGCTGATCTTCTGGGGCCTGGTATCCGTCCTGTACCCGAAGATCAGCGCGGGAGTCCCCTTTGGGCCCGAGCTGTTCAGCATGGACACCAGCACCGTGGTCACGGCACTCGCTGCCGCGATCCTGGGACTGGGCCTGAACGAATCGGCCTACCTGGCCGAAATCTTCCGGGCAGGCCTGAAGTCCGTTGACCGCGGCCAGATGGAAGCCGCCGAGGCCCTGGGCATGGGCAAAACCAAGATCATGTGGCGGATCATCCTGCCGCAGGCCATGCGCGTCATTGTTCCACCCACCGGCAACGAGACCATCGGCATGCTCAAGACCACATCCCTGGTCCTGGCCGTACCGTTTACGCTGGACCTGACGTTCGCCACCAATACACTGGCAAACCGGACCTATCTGCCTGTACCGCTGCTGATCGTGGCGGCCATCTGGTACCTGGTGATCACCAGCCTGCTGATGGTGGGCCAGCACTTTATCGAGGACTACTACGGCAGGGGTGTGGACAACCTGGCTCCCGCAGCCGTGAACCCGGCAGCTGCCAAGGCCGCCGCAGCCGTGGCTCCGAGCGCCAGCGCCGAGCCCGCACTGCGGATGGACTTCCCCGAGGAGGAGGAAAAATGA
- a CDS encoding amino acid ABC transporter ATP-binding protein yields MTITAEKPLVKIDGLHKYYGHHHVLRGIDLTVNQGEVSVVIGPSGSGKSTMLRCVNLLETISAGRISVGGNLIGYREVNGRLHDLKTKEIAAQRREIGMVFQRFNLFPHKTALYNIMEAPMQVKGQSRAAARKRAMELLDRVGLADRADHYPSQLSGGQQQRVAIARALAMDPELMLFDEPTSALDPELVGDVLNVMKDLAKSGMTMIVVTHEIGFAREVGDRLTFMDGGVVVESGDPREVLANPQHARTKEFLSRVL; encoded by the coding sequence ATGACCATCACCGCCGAGAAACCGCTGGTGAAGATCGACGGCCTGCACAAGTACTACGGCCACCACCATGTGCTGCGCGGCATCGACCTGACCGTCAACCAGGGTGAGGTGTCCGTGGTGATCGGGCCGTCCGGTTCGGGCAAATCCACCATGCTGCGCTGCGTGAACCTGCTCGAGACCATCAGTGCCGGGCGCATTTCCGTGGGTGGCAACCTGATCGGCTACCGCGAGGTCAACGGCCGGCTCCACGACCTGAAAACCAAGGAAATCGCGGCCCAGCGCCGCGAGATCGGCATGGTGTTCCAGCGGTTCAACCTGTTTCCGCACAAGACGGCCCTGTACAACATCATGGAAGCGCCCATGCAGGTCAAGGGCCAGTCCCGGGCTGCCGCACGGAAGAGGGCAATGGAACTGCTGGACCGGGTGGGCCTGGCGGACCGCGCCGACCACTACCCGTCGCAGCTTTCCGGCGGCCAGCAGCAGCGCGTGGCCATTGCCCGTGCGCTGGCCATGGACCCGGAACTGATGCTCTTCGACGAGCCCACGTCGGCGTTGGATCCCGAGCTCGTGGGCGACGTCCTGAACGTGATGAAGGACCTCGCCAAGTCCGGCATGACCATGATTGTGGTGACCCATGAGATCGGCTTCGCCCGCGAAGTGGGCGACCGCCTGACCTTCATGGACGGCGGCGTGGTGGTCGAATCGGGCGATCCCCGGGAAGTTCTGGCCAACCCGCAGCACGCCCGCACCAAGGAGTTCCTGAGCCGGGTCCTCTGA
- the menD gene encoding 2-succinyl-5-enolpyruvyl-6-hydroxy-3-cyclohexene-1-carboxylic-acid synthase translates to MTSETSPDLLDSLAAARIAVDALIDGGVQHVVVSPGSRSAPMAYALAEAEAAGRVDLLVRIDERSAGFTALGLALSTGSPAAVLTTSGTAVGNLLPAVMEANHAAVPLVVVSADRPEELQGTGANQTTIQLDLFGEHVRFAADVPAGSSPLRAVETALAAATGAFSDFAPGPVQLNLAFRDPLVPAPDEELPTAAGHSRFRIGTDPLTMNLPPAPASLEERRTVVLAGHDAGPVAEAFARAHGLPLLAEPSSNARFGPNAVGPYRLLLEHFGPSAALPIERVVMFGRPTLSRPVAALLERADVPSALYQPVPVAWYQPGRRTELPLENLADLADFAGRGPSDWLDTWLLAGAAAQHALDGVLAAEPAATGPSVGALVWQHARGQLMLGSSNGIRDVDLAGLPAAEPAATVYANRGLAGIDGTVSTATGIALGGRQDTTLLLGDVTFLHDAGGLLLGSGEVQPPLRIVVLNDAGGAIFDLLEHGAVRESGRYTDAVERLFGTPHTVDIAAVAAAYGVGHCAVSTTAGLAEALNAPVTGRSIIEVRTDRVGLRALHARINAAVAAAVAL, encoded by the coding sequence GTGACTTCTGAGACTTCCCCGGACCTTCTGGACTCCCTCGCCGCCGCGCGGATCGCCGTCGACGCCCTGATCGACGGCGGCGTCCAGCACGTGGTGGTCTCGCCCGGTTCGCGCTCGGCCCCCATGGCCTACGCCCTCGCCGAGGCCGAAGCGGCCGGCAGGGTGGACCTCCTGGTCCGGATCGACGAACGCAGCGCGGGCTTTACGGCCCTTGGCCTTGCACTGTCCACCGGCTCTCCGGCGGCCGTCCTCACCACGTCAGGCACCGCCGTCGGGAATCTTTTGCCCGCCGTGATGGAGGCCAACCACGCGGCCGTTCCGCTGGTGGTGGTGTCCGCGGACCGGCCCGAGGAGCTGCAGGGGACCGGCGCCAACCAGACCACCATCCAGCTGGACCTGTTCGGCGAGCACGTACGGTTCGCCGCCGACGTCCCGGCCGGCAGCAGCCCGCTGCGCGCGGTGGAAACGGCGCTGGCCGCGGCCACCGGCGCGTTTTCCGATTTCGCGCCCGGGCCGGTCCAGCTGAACCTGGCGTTCCGCGACCCGCTGGTTCCCGCACCGGACGAGGAACTTCCGACGGCGGCCGGGCACTCCAGGTTCCGGATCGGCACCGACCCGCTCACCATGAACCTGCCGCCCGCCCCTGCCTCGCTGGAGGAAAGGCGCACAGTGGTGCTGGCAGGGCACGACGCCGGGCCCGTCGCCGAAGCGTTCGCCCGCGCCCACGGCCTGCCGCTGCTCGCGGAGCCGTCCTCAAATGCCCGGTTCGGCCCCAACGCCGTGGGTCCGTACCGCCTGCTGCTGGAGCACTTCGGACCGTCCGCGGCGCTGCCCATCGAGCGGGTGGTGATGTTCGGCCGGCCCACACTGTCCCGCCCGGTGGCCGCACTGCTGGAGCGGGCCGACGTGCCGTCCGCGCTGTACCAGCCTGTCCCTGTGGCCTGGTACCAGCCGGGCCGGCGCACGGAACTTCCGCTGGAGAACCTGGCCGACCTCGCGGATTTCGCCGGCCGCGGCCCGTCCGATTGGCTGGATACCTGGCTGCTGGCCGGGGCCGCCGCGCAGCACGCACTCGACGGCGTCCTGGCCGCCGAGCCCGCTGCCACCGGACCCTCCGTGGGCGCATTGGTCTGGCAGCATGCCCGCGGCCAGTTGATGCTCGGCTCCTCCAACGGCATCCGCGACGTTGACCTGGCCGGCCTGCCCGCCGCGGAGCCAGCCGCGACGGTGTACGCCAACCGCGGCCTCGCCGGGATCGATGGCACCGTCTCCACGGCCACCGGAATTGCCCTCGGCGGCCGCCAGGACACCACGCTGCTGCTGGGCGACGTCACCTTCCTGCACGACGCCGGCGGCCTGCTCCTGGGTTCCGGCGAGGTTCAGCCGCCGCTGCGGATCGTGGTGCTGAACGATGCCGGCGGTGCGATCTTCGATCTGCTGGAGCACGGGGCGGTGCGTGAATCCGGACGCTACACGGACGCCGTCGAACGACTCTTCGGCACCCCCCACACCGTGGACATCGCGGCAGTCGCCGCAGCGTACGGCGTCGGGCATTGCGCGGTAAGTACGACGGCGGGACTCGCCGAAGCGCTCAACGCACCGGTGACGGGCCGCAGCATCATTGAGGTGCGCACGGACCGGGTGGGCCTGCGCGCGCTGCACGCCCGGATCAACGCCGCCGTGGCAGCCGCCGTCGCTCTTTAA